A region of bacterium DNA encodes the following proteins:
- a CDS encoding DUF1508 domain-containing protein, producing MAQDTVEYYKDAKSEWRWRRKASNGNIVGSSSEGYTSKQDCVDNFKRQQTPAVEATH from the coding sequence ATGGCTCAAGACACTGTCGAATACTACAAAGACGCTAAGAGTGAATGGCGTTGGAGGCGCAAGGCTTCCAATGGCAATATTGTTGGCAGTTCATCCGAAGGGTACACCAGCAAGCAAGATTGCGTGGACAACTTCAAGCGCCAACAGACGCCTGCCGTCGAGGCCACCCACTGA